The genomic region GCAAATCCGTATTTTTGCGGATCGCTCGATCGCACGGTGACGTTACGAATCGTGCCTTGATTGTTATTGAGATATTCGATGGCGATCGCTCCGGGATTTCCCCGACCGACATCGACGGTTAAATCAAATAGAGAATTGCGAAACGCCTGTCCGGCGGGACCTTTTGTTTGAATGACGGGTTTGGGTGCTTCCGGGTTGTCGAAGCCGGGACAGTTATCTTTGAGCCGGACGATCGCGCGATCGCGGCTCTCGCCTTCAAAAAAGTAACGCTTCCCCGTCTGGGCGATCGTCAAAGTATCGCATACTAAATAAGTACCGTCGGGAAAATATAAAAAGCGATTGCCCTCTTCCAAAGCGGTTTGGATCGCTGCCGTATCGTCGCTGACGCCATCACCTTTAGCCCCGTAATCGCGGACGTTGGTGACGGCAGCATCGGCAGGTAAAGGAGCGGCGATCGCGCGATCGTCGCGATCGAGGGTCACGCCCCAACCGATCCCTGCGGACACGGCGATCGCGATCGCCACCCCAGCCCGTCGCCACAAACTATACATCATACCACTCAAGCCATCGACAGAGTTGGACTGCTGTTTTGACTGTTCTCGATATGTTCTAACACTAAATCCACCGTTTCTTGTTTGATCCACCCTTTGACCACCGCCAGTTCGCCAAAGCGCAAGCCCGTTTTCTTTTGGTGTTTGACAATTGCCTCGATCTGGTCGTCGTCCAACAACGCCGCCGACTTGAGATAGTAACCGATCGGGTATTTTTCCGGCTGATTCTTCAACTGCGGCAACTGTTCGGCAAAGAAATCGATCGTCTGCGGTTTGACCCAGCCATATTCACTCAACAGCTCCCCAAATCGGCGATCGCGGTTTCTTTCGCGCTGTTCTTGCAAAATACGTTCGACCTGGCGAGGGCTCAACAACCCCGCTTCCACCAACAGTTGACCGATGGGTCGATCCCCCTTGCGATTTTGAATCGCCCGGGTTAATTCCCTCGCATAGCGGGCGTTCTTCACGGGGTTGTCCGTCAGCAGTTGTTTCAACGCCAGCCACACGAACGGCGGAATCGTCTTACTATAACGTCCCCAAAGCCGGGTCGGTTCTTGCACGAAACGATAGAGCCATTCCAAACCATTCTCCCGTACCCAACGCGGCGCCCACTTTTTCTGCCCCGCATACACCGGGAAAACTCCGCCAAGACCGATGGTGACCGCATTAATTTGTCCTTGGTGTTGGGCCATCCACAGCTCTTGCTTGGGACATCCCAAAGAAAGAAACACCAAACCCGCCCCACTGCGATTGATTCTCTCAATCAAGGCGCGATCTTCACTCGGGGTCAGGGGTCGGAACGGAAGCGGTTCCATCGCCGCAATGTCGAGATCGGGAAATTCTTGCTCCAATCGCTGGCGCATCGCCGCCAAGGTCTGCTCGTCCGAACCCAGGAAAAAGACGCTCACCTTTTTTCTCGGCGCCAGATCGCACAAACGCAACAAGATTTCCATCCCCGCCACTCGGTCTTGTTGGCGCAGTCCTTGTTGCCGCATCATCCAGACTAAAGGCATTCCGTCCGGTGTGACGAGATCGGCAGATTCTAGCACTCGGGAAAACTCCGGATTCCAATAGGCTTCCATGAGCATGTGGACGTTCGCCACGCAAACCATGCGACTTTGCCGAGTCTTGGCCCACCGAATCAGGGTGTCCATTTGTTCGTTAAAGCGCAAGGCCGTGATCCAAGAGTTCACGACTTTAGTTTTGGGTAAAAAAATAGTTTCTTCGGTTTTAGGAGGTATCGTCGCTACCATTTAAAAGTCCCCCACATCCTTAATAAAAGTAATTCGTTTTGAAAAATCAGTTTTGGGTTCGACCTCGAAAGCGCTACACCAAGGCTCGGGCGCTTTCTCAGTAATTTCTCTGTCAAATTTCCGATTTTGGGAACCCGAGGTGCATTGCTGCGTCAGTTATTCCCGTACTCTCCCCGAGCTTTAAGCGGTGGCGCCGCTCTTGCAGAGTTTGGGGTTTGTACCGATCGCCCGGTCTTTGCTCTTCGTCAAATCCGTGCTTTCACTGAAAACAGCGTCCTCGATACACCTGCCCAATTGCAAGGGCTAAGCGCTCATCTTTACTTAAATTTCATTTTTTTGCCTCAAAATTAAATTTTTGATAAATTCCTCGTTTTTTGTAACAGTTATTAAATAAAAATACGAGTAAAAAGTTTAAGATAAAAAGTTTTTTATTTTTAATTTCTGTAGTTTTGATTAAGATTTTAGGGATCGATCGCGGTAAATACTGAACCACTCTTGATGGCGCAATCGAGCGTCAAAGAGCTGAAACTGACTGAGAATCGATGAAAACAGCGATCCCAAAGATTTGTTTATGATTTAAAAACCAGCAAAAATCGCGATCCGCTCTCGGTTATGCGAACGGGGGCGATCGCCCCTCAGTACAAACCCGGAGGTACTCGGCGATCGCTCGATTATCTATACAACTGCGCGAAGCGGCGATCGGGAATCTTTTTCGCCGATCGGTATTGCTGGAGATGGAAGACCCAAAAAATAGACGGCCAAAATGACCGCCTGACAAAGGTTACAAGGTTTTAAGTGGATTTACTTAGCGATTGGCTACTTCTGGTTGAGAAAGAGCCAGGCGATCGTATAACTGGGCTAAGGCTCGGACTTTCGCCGACCAGCTAAACTCCGCGATCGCCCGTTGCCTTGCGGTTTCTCCCATTTGCAACCTCAAAGCGCGATCGCCCGCCACGCAGCTCATTGCCTCGGCTAAATCTGTGACCGCTCGTTCCGGTGTTTCTGCAGGTACGGCGATCCCCGTTTCTGGGGTCACCTGTAGCCCCGGACCGCCGAGTTGCAAGCACAACACCGGACGGCGCGCCGCCATGGCTTCCAAACAGACCAAACCGCCGGACTCGTGCAAACTCGGGTGAACCAACGCCACACAGTCGCCAAGTTTGTCTAAGGTTTCGTCTCGTCCCAAAGCTCCCCAAAAGGTGACGCGATCGCCGATTCCCAATTCAGTCGCCAAAGCGGCGAGGCGATCGCGTTCCGGACCGTCCCCCACGATCCAATATTCCGTATTTTCCGGTAAGTCTGCCGCCGCAAAGGCGCGCAATCCCAAATGAAATCCTTTCCAATGCAACAGGCGACCGATACTGAGAAAGCGGATGGTTCCCGAATCCGACACCGGACAGCGACCGAGGCGATCGAGTTCGAGATCGGACAAGCCCAACTGAGAAAGCACTTCTACCCGAGGCGCCCCCAAAACACGCAAACGTGCTGCGGTGTCTTCCGTCGTTGCTCGGGCTAATACCGAACGGCGGGCAGTGATGCGGACAAAGGGATCCCGTTCGCCGAGCGATCGCCCTAAATCGCGCAGAATTTCGTAAATTTTGCCCCGTTTTCCGAAATCTCGCCAAAAGGATTTCGGTGCCGACTCGCCCCCACCGACCGGACCCCAAATAAACGGAATCGGCAATAAGGCTAGAAAACTCGGACCCCAGTATTTGACGTAAGTGACGTGATGGACGAGATCGAATGGGATGGCGTCGTGTAAGTGTTTTCCCTGAAAATACGCGGCAATTTGCCATAAATAATAGTGAACTTGCACGATGCGCTGGTTGCGATTGAGCGCTTCGAGCCAATGGGGGAGGCGACAGTAAATGACGGTCAAACCGTTAATTGGACGCTCTTTTAAAGAGCTTTCGACGGCTTCGCGGTTATTTTCGCGGGTGATGACCCAAATTTGATGAAATTTAACTAATTCACGCACGAGATTCCAGCTAATGGCGGGTTCGGAACCTTTGTCCGGTCGGTAGGCGTACGCAGAAATTAAAATTTTCAAGCTCATGGAGAGTCCTCGGGCGATCGATCGGGGGAGGGGCGATCGCGGCAAAACATGCCATCGATCGCCCGTACGGGGTGAAACGGTCGGGAATTGCGGAAATTACTGAAATTAGGAGCGGCGATCGCGCGCGATCCGTAAAATTCAGTATGCTGCATTGACACGCTCGACGACATCGGCGAGAAAATCGGCGGCAGCTTCGGGGGTATAACGCTGCATGGTGGCGCGCGCCCGATCGCCCATCTCGATCGCCAGTTGCGGGTTGTCAACGATCTGAGCGAGTAAATTGGCGAGGGTTTGGCGATCGCGCGGGTCGCAAATCCAGCCATTTTCGCCGTGTTCGATCAACTCCGAAGCCCCGGCCCATTGGGAACACAATACAGGTTTTCCTAATAACATCGCTTCGCTGACGACGACGCCCCAAGTATCCTCCAAGGTTGGCAAAACAAAGACGTCGGCTTGTTGGAAATAGGCGCCTAATTCGCTATAGTCTACCCGACCGATCCACTCGACGCGATCGCTCAATCCTTTTTCCTGACAAAATTGTTCTAAGCCCGGGCGATCGTTGCCATCGCCGACAATTTGCAAGGTGTAGCGATCGATGCCCCGTTCGGCCAAGACCGCGCAAGCATCTAATAATAAATCGATGCCTTTACGCGGGATTAAACTGCCGACAAAAAGGAAAATTGGTTTGATTTTTTCTGGTGTCTGGCCTTCAGAATTAGTTTGAGTGAAAGAGGCGATCGCCGGAACTTCGTAAGGATGGACGAAAACCCGATCTTCCGGAGCCTTTAACACCTCAGTTAAATAAATTTTTCCCGCTAGAGAGTTGGTAATACAAGCATCGGCAGTCTTGACCATCGATCGCCGCACGGCCAATCTTAGCGGTGAATTGCGACAGTCTACACTCGGGGAACTGCCCTCGTAAGCAATGACCACTCGCCAGCGCGCGATCGGTTTGAACGCTAAGGCTAAAAGCGTCCAAATCCCGAAGGAATTGGAAAAGATAATATGGGGTTTAAATTCCAATAAACGGCTGACAATATTGAGGGGAAGGTAAGTAAAGTTAATTCCGTATCCTGTCGATCCTTTGAGGATTGGAATCACTTTTCGCCGACCGACGATTTCGACGGCAAAACTATTTTCAAATCCCGCCGCGTAGCCCCGCCAATTGGCGGCATACGCTTTCAGATCTCCAAAGCGTCGGGTGAGGGCGGCCAGCATCGGATGCCAGTAGTAGAAGGCAGAGGTGAGCAGCCAAGCAATACGAGGGTTTTCCATTGGACGTGTTTGCGGCTTTCCTCGCTGATTATTTCACCAAAATCCCAACATATTTGATGTCGTTTGTAAAGGGGGTTTCAACAATCCAAGGTGGGCGGTCGATCTCCTCACAGAAATCGCGAAAGGCAAAATCATCGTCGATATCGTCGGCAATAAAAATACCTCCGGGTTTGAGAGCTTGCCATAGCAGGGGGTAAGCCCACATTTTCCCCTGATAAAACTTATCGCTGTCGTAGTGACACAGATCGATTTGAGGTAAGATTTTTAAGGCATCGATTAAGGCTTCGCGATCGGCATAAGGGAGAATTGTCCAAATGGATTTGAGGCGATCGGGAACTACACAACCGACGTAAGATTCGCTATGTTCAGAAAAATATGGTAAATCGGTACTGACCAGTTGAGATCCTTCTCTTTCGTTTAAAGACAGTAAAAGCGTCAGGGATGACCAACCATAAGAAACCCCCGTTTCGATCGCCCGTGTTGCTCGGACATACTCTGCTAATTGATAAATAATTTCTAAATTTCCTTGTCCTCCCATTCGGTTCGGAATAGACTCGATTAATTTCTGCTGTTCTTCGATTAAATCCTTGAATTTTTCGGAAAACTTAACTGTGGGAATTTTTCCGGTTATTTTCAAGATTGCGGTTTCTGTATCTACGGCTTTTAAAGCACACCAGTTTCTGGTTTTTTCTTTGATTCTCCATCGAGCTTCTGACGTGCGTTGCTCTCGTTCTAATCCAAAAATCGAACCAATTTTTCGGCCTAGTCTCCGAATCATTTCCGGATACATTTTAGGTCGTCTTAAGAACCATAAAAAATTTTGAAAACTGGAGTCGATCATTTTTCTTAAAGATCCTTCAATGAATTAAAAATGGTTTGAGTAAAACGATTGACTGAATTGTGTTCGACAAACTGTTTCATTTTGGCGCGATCGCCTAAACTGGATCTAGGCTGACTTAAACATTCCATCAACCCTTGCGCGATTTCCTCGGGACTGCTGGAGTCTACAGTCAATCCCAAACCGTAACGAGTGACCATTTCTCCCATCAGTCCGTAATCCGAACTTAAAATGGGTTTGTTCGCTGTTGCAGCCCATAGTAAAATCCCGCTCATACCGACGTGACGTTGATAGGGCGCTAAAATTACGTCACTGATTTGAAAATAATCTGGAATTTCTGAATCGGAAATAAATTGATAGCGCGCGATCGCTTGAATCGGCTTAATTTGAGAAATTTTAGCAATTTGTTCGTCAATTTGTTTGGAAATTCTCGACTCTCCAACTAAAAGCAAACAAAGGCGATCGCACCATTCATCACTTAAGCTGGCAATGGCGTCAAGAAGTTGATAAATTCCTTTCCTTTCCGTCAGAGATCCGAACATTAAAAATACCGTTCTTTTTTCTTCTATGTTTAATGCTTTTTTCAGACTTTGACTGCGTTCTCGTTCAGTAAGAATAGGTAAAATTGGATCGGGTAAATGACAGATACGATCGGTGTTATATCGTTCTTTTACAAAATCGACAGCAAAGGGATCGAGGCAAAATAGCATTTTGAGTTGTGGATGTTTCAAAACCCGAGAGATCGAAAATATTTCCCGCCATTTTTGAAGTCGATCGCCTTCAGAAGAGCGAGCCTGAGTCAGGCGATCGTAATGAAAAGTCGGTCTAAAATAAATTCCGGAAAAAGAACAGGGAGCTGTCAGGCCGAAGAGTAACGGGATTTGGTAAGTGTCGAAATACAAAACTAGACAATGGGTTGCTTTTAATGCTTTGGCGTAGCGACACAAAATTTGCCATTCTTGGAAGAATCGAAATGCTCTTTTTAAGCGCGACTTACGCGAACTTAAAAGAGCTTCTTCTACGGCTGAAATTGTTACAAAAGCAATATTTTTGCTGGAGCAGCGATCGGCATATTCCAAAACGTCGGCATGTTCTACAACAAATCTCCGGGAGACTACGATATCTAAACGACCGGGTAAAGTATTTTCATCCCAATATTGAATTAAATATTGAATGTAGCTGGGATGATGACCTCTAACCGAAAGATCGAACATCATCAAATTCATGATTTTGACGTTACTGCCGACTGCGTACTTTTTCTCTCTGAGATTCCCTGTTCTTGGAGGTTTTATTACTTGATCCCTACGATGGTCATTCCTCTAAAGAGTAAAGGGGTATTGGCAATTTTATTTCTCCATGAAAAAGGAAGGATCTGTAAAGCCATTTCTGCAAGACGAATCAGGGGTAAACTCCACCATTGAAGAGGGATTTTTACGATTAAATTTTTCTGGTTTTTAATCCAAAAAATTTTGTTAAACCCGACATTATGAAAAAGCTGATAAAGCTCGCTCACCGTATATTCTTTTAAATGGAATCCAGTAGCAAGTTCTTCAAAATATTTGGAAATATCATGAGGTCCAGAGAGTCGGTTGGGGGTAATGCAAATATATTGACCATTCGGGGTTAAAGCATTGTAAATGTTTTGCAGTTGTTCGAGAGCATCTTCTGGATGTAAATGCTCCATGAGTTGATGACTGTAAGCCAGATCGACGCTATTGGGAGGAACGGGTATGCTACAACCATCGGAGACGATAAATTCGACGTTTTGGGGAAAATCAATGTGTTTGGCGACTTCGGTCGCAACATCGACAGCATAGACTTTTGCAACTTTTTGCGAAACGGCGATCGCCAAGCTACAATCTCCCGGGCCAATTTCTAAATAAGTGATGTCGTCTTTTAGGAAAAATTGCAATAATTCCAGACGACGTTCGACAATCCAAGCCGTAGTTTCAGCATTTGACTTGCGGGTCCATCGGGGATGATGGGTAATAGTTTGATAAAGTTCGTCGTAAAGCTGAGTGTACAGCTCTTTTCGTTCTTCTTTCTTAGAGTTTAACAACCGCAAGGCGAGTTGTTTCTCTAATGCGTAGTGTTCGTAAATTTGTTCTAATTTTCTTGATTCTTTGGAAGGAATTTTGATTTTGAGTTCCATGATATTATTCCTGGGGTTCGATAAATTGAAAATTTCAATTTTTACCTGAGTACGGTTTGACTCCCCACAGTAAATTACGGGGAGTCAAAAATGGATATTTTACAAATTTTGTAACGATCTAAATCACGTTCGCTTTGACGAGCGAGCCATTGCCGCCGTAGGCTGCTTTAAAAAGCGCGGGCAAATTCCGAAGGTCGAAGCTCGTGCGATTTGAGTGTCTGCCCGTGCATAATGAAGTGCGATCGCCAACTTGAGTTAAGCACAAACAGATGTTAAGCCGCTACAACCATAAACGATGTTTCGAGGAAATGACAATAAGTTTTTGCTCTCATTTGTCTCTTTTTGTAAATATATGACTTGAAACGATGCTTGTATTGCAGAACCTTTTACCCTCGATTAAAATTGCATATTTTCTCTAAAAAGATGAAAAAAAATTTTTCTTCAACGCGAGTTTCAACGGATGTAGCCTGTTTTTTGGGGTTCCTCGGTGGGGGGGGAGCGGAGCGGGTCATCCTCAATCTGACCACAGGGTTCGTCAATCGCGGTTTGAACGTCGATCTGGTTTTGGCAAATACCGGGAGTCCGCACTTATGGCAAGTCCCGCCAGAGGTGAACATCGTGGATTTGAAGGCTCGAAAATTGTCGTCGAGTCTTCCCGCACTCGTGGGTTATCTGCGACGAGTCAGACCGCCAGCGTTGTTATCTACGCTGCATTATACAAACGAGATCGCGATCGCCGCCAAGTATTTCGCACGGGTTGACACCCGAGTGGTGGTGCGCGAGGCGAATCAACTTTCTCTCGATGTCGGTCAGTCAAAGGCATGGAAAAAACGAGCGATTCCCTGGTTCGTGCGCTATTTATACCCATTGGCGGATGGGGTGGTAACGGTCTCTCGTGGAGTCGCTGAAGATTTATCGCGGGTGTGCGGTTTGCCATTAGAAAAAATTCAGGTGATTTACAATCCGACAATTACCCCTGATTTGGGGATTAAAGCAGAAGAAACTTTGAATCATCCTTGGTTCGAACCGGGACAACCCCCGGTGATTTTAGCGGTAGGAAAATTGCAAGCGCAAAAAGATTTTCCTACTTTAATTCGTGCCTTTGCGCGGGTTCGAGAACGCACTGCGGCCCGCCTGATGATTCTCGGGTGGGGACCGGATCGATCGCAGTTGGAAGCATTGGTAGAAGAATTGGGATTACAAGAAGATGTCGCTCTCCCGGATCATGTTGCCAATCCTTATGCGTATATGAAACGATCGACTGTTTTCGTTCTTTCTTCGGCGTGGGAAGGGTTACCGAATGTGTTGATCGAAGCGATGGCGGTTGGAATTCCGGTGGTTTCGACCGATTGCAAGAGTGGCCCGTCGGAAATTTTGAAAGAGGGTGAATATGGGCTTCTCATTCCTGTTGGAAATCCCCAGGCAATGGCGGAGGCAATTTTAACAGTTTTATCGGGATCGTCGCGGGCGATCGCTCCCGATTGGCTGGAGCAATTTTCTCTAGATTATGCGGTTAACAAATATCTGGAGATCTTGCAGGTGACATGACTCAAGGGAGCGATCGCCGCGATCGGTTTTGAACTTGCTATTTTTTGAAGCGACGGAGCGAAGCTCGCGCAGCTCTGGTTCTTGAGAAAACTGCGCGATCGCCTGTTTTTTTACCACTGGGTCGGCAAAGTTTTTTTGAATCCTCCAAGAGAAATACTATGGATGTTTAAAAGATAAGCGAGATTGATCGCCAGTTCTTTAACGAGTCGTTTCCACATCCAGCCCAACCACCGTCCCATTTGTAAGTAACAGGCGAGCTTGTCAAACGCTCCCATTTTAACTCGGGCGATCGCCGCTAAATATTTAAAAAACCAGGTCCACAAACATAACATCAATTTTCCTTTATTCTGAGGATCGAACCAGACATTATAGTCATAATATCCCTGATGGTTTCGACCGGACGCCTGTCGGTGGTCTCGGTACAAAAACAAAGGTTCGGAAATTTCGTAAAATTCACCGTAGAGGGCGAGTTCTCCGAGCAGAATCATGTCTGAATTGACATAACTAGCAATTAAAGCAGTTTTTTTCAAAATATCCGTTCGGATTAAACCGAAAATGGGCGTCCAGCGATCGCCTCCTGGATGGTCGCTTTTGGTGGATGTATTAGATATTGCTTGAGTCCGTGACGTAGATATCTTGCCTTTTTTGCGAAAATGTTTGCGAGGAAAAATTAGTTCTTGATAGTGCTTAAAACGTTGGTTGGCGGTGGGGAAATTTAACTCTAGAAGGTGGGATGATTGTCGGATGGATTGCTCTTGCTCGTCGATAAACATAACTCCGGTATAACAGAGGACGACGGAAGGATGGCGATCGAGAATTTCGACGCAACGTTCGAGATAGTAAGGAGTACAGAGGTCGTCATGAGCTGCCCATTTAAAATATAGACCTCGGGCTAATTTAAAAACGCGGTTGTAGTTCGGTGCTGCTCCGATATTTTCTGGATTTCGATAATAGCGAATCCGAACATCTTTGGCGGCATATTCTCGACAAATTTGCTCGGTTGCATCGGTAGAGGCATTATCTGAAATAACAATCTCGAAATTTTCAAAGGTTTGCTCTATTAGGGAATCTAATGTTTGTCTGAGGAATTTTTCGCCATTATAAACGGGCAGGCCAATCGAGACCTGCGGGAAGTGATTATTCACGCTTCGCATGTTTTATTTCCGGTTATTAATTGGTGGAATTT from Oxynema aestuarii AP17 harbors:
- a CDS encoding WecB/TagA/CpsF family glycosyltransferase, translating into MNSWITALRFNEQMDTLIRWAKTRQSRMVCVANVHMLMEAYWNPEFSRVLESADLVTPDGMPLVWMMRQQGLRQQDRVAGMEILLRLCDLAPRKKVSVFFLGSDEQTLAAMRQRLEQEFPDLDIAAMEPLPFRPLTPSEDRALIERINRSGAGLVFLSLGCPKQELWMAQHQGQINAVTIGLGGVFPVYAGQKKWAPRWVRENGLEWLYRFVQEPTRLWGRYSKTIPPFVWLALKQLLTDNPVKNARYARELTRAIQNRKGDRPIGQLLVEAGLLSPRQVERILQEQRERNRDRRFGELLSEYGWVKPQTIDFFAEQLPQLKNQPEKYPIGYYLKSAALLDDDQIEAIVKHQKKTGLRFGELAVVKGWIKQETVDLVLEHIENSQNSSPTLSMA
- a CDS encoding glycosyltransferase family 4 protein — translated: MSLKILISAYAYRPDKGSEPAISWNLVRELVKFHQIWVITRENNREAVESSLKERPINGLTVIYCRLPHWLEALNRNQRIVQVHYYLWQIAAYFQGKHLHDAIPFDLVHHVTYVKYWGPSFLALLPIPFIWGPVGGGESAPKSFWRDFGKRGKIYEILRDLGRSLGERDPFVRITARRSVLARATTEDTAARLRVLGAPRVEVLSQLGLSDLELDRLGRCPVSDSGTIRFLSIGRLLHWKGFHLGLRAFAAADLPENTEYWIVGDGPERDRLAALATELGIGDRVTFWGALGRDETLDKLGDCVALVHPSLHESGGLVCLEAMAARRPVLCLQLGGPGLQVTPETGIAVPAETPERAVTDLAEAMSCVAGDRALRLQMGETARQRAIAEFSWSAKVRALAQLYDRLALSQPEVANR
- a CDS encoding glycosyltransferase family 4 protein, which translates into the protein MENPRIAWLLTSAFYYWHPMLAALTRRFGDLKAYAANWRGYAAGFENSFAVEIVGRRKVIPILKGSTGYGINFTYLPLNIVSRLLEFKPHIIFSNSFGIWTLLALAFKPIARWRVVIAYEGSSPSVDCRNSPLRLAVRRSMVKTADACITNSLAGKIYLTEVLKAPEDRVFVHPYEVPAIASFTQTNSEGQTPEKIKPIFLFVGSLIPRKGIDLLLDACAVLAERGIDRYTLQIVGDGNDRPGLEQFCQEKGLSDRVEWIGRVDYSELGAYFQQADVFVLPTLEDTWGVVVSEAMLLGKPVLCSQWAGASELIEHGENGWICDPRDRQTLANLLAQIVDNPQLAIEMGDRARATMQRYTPEAAADFLADVVERVNAAY
- a CDS encoding class I SAM-dependent methyltransferase, whose amino-acid sequence is MIRRLGRKIGSIFGLEREQRTSEARWRIKEKTRNWCALKAVDTETAILKITGKIPTVKFSEKFKDLIEEQQKLIESIPNRMGGQGNLEIIYQLAEYVRATRAIETGVSYGWSSLTLLLSLNEREGSQLVSTDLPYFSEHSESYVGCVVPDRLKSIWTILPYADREALIDALKILPQIDLCHYDSDKFYQGKMWAYPLLWQALKPGGIFIADDIDDDFAFRDFCEEIDRPPWIVETPFTNDIKYVGILVK
- a CDS encoding glycosyltransferase family 4 protein; this translates as MNLMMFDLSVRGHHPSYIQYLIQYWDENTLPGRLDIVVSRRFVVEHADVLEYADRCSSKNIAFVTISAVEEALLSSRKSRLKRAFRFFQEWQILCRYAKALKATHCLVLYFDTYQIPLLFGLTAPCSFSGIYFRPTFHYDRLTQARSSEGDRLQKWREIFSISRVLKHPQLKMLFCLDPFAVDFVKERYNTDRICHLPDPILPILTERERSQSLKKALNIEEKRTVFLMFGSLTERKGIYQLLDAIASLSDEWCDRLCLLLVGESRISKQIDEQIAKISQIKPIQAIARYQFISDSEIPDYFQISDVILAPYQRHVGMSGILLWAATANKPILSSDYGLMGEMVTRYGLGLTVDSSSPEEIAQGLMECLSQPRSSLGDRAKMKQFVEHNSVNRFTQTIFNSLKDL
- a CDS encoding class I SAM-dependent methyltransferase — translated: MELKIKIPSKESRKLEQIYEHYALEKQLALRLLNSKKEERKELYTQLYDELYQTITHHPRWTRKSNAETTAWIVERRLELLQFFLKDDITYLEIGPGDCSLAIAVSQKVAKVYAVDVATEVAKHIDFPQNVEFIVSDGCSIPVPPNSVDLAYSHQLMEHLHPEDALEQLQNIYNALTPNGQYICITPNRLSGPHDISKYFEELATGFHLKEYTVSELYQLFHNVGFNKIFWIKNQKNLIVKIPLQWWSLPLIRLAEMALQILPFSWRNKIANTPLLFRGMTIVGIK
- a CDS encoding glycosyltransferase, with translation MKKNFSSTRVSTDVACFLGFLGGGGAERVILNLTTGFVNRGLNVDLVLANTGSPHLWQVPPEVNIVDLKARKLSSSLPALVGYLRRVRPPALLSTLHYTNEIAIAAKYFARVDTRVVVREANQLSLDVGQSKAWKKRAIPWFVRYLYPLADGVVTVSRGVAEDLSRVCGLPLEKIQVIYNPTITPDLGIKAEETLNHPWFEPGQPPVILAVGKLQAQKDFPTLIRAFARVRERTAARLMILGWGPDRSQLEALVEELGLQEDVALPDHVANPYAYMKRSTVFVLSSAWEGLPNVLIEAMAVGIPVVSTDCKSGPSEILKEGEYGLLIPVGNPQAMAEAILTVLSGSSRAIAPDWLEQFSLDYAVNKYLEILQVT
- a CDS encoding glycosyltransferase family 2 protein — protein: MRSVNNHFPQVSIGLPVYNGEKFLRQTLDSLIEQTFENFEIVISDNASTDATEQICREYAAKDVRIRYYRNPENIGAAPNYNRVFKLARGLYFKWAAHDDLCTPYYLERCVEILDRHPSVVLCYTGVMFIDEQEQSIRQSSHLLELNFPTANQRFKHYQELIFPRKHFRKKGKISTSRTQAISNTSTKSDHPGGDRWTPIFGLIRTDILKKTALIASYVNSDMILLGELALYGEFYEISEPLFLYRDHRQASGRNHQGYYDYNVWFDPQNKGKLMLCLWTWFFKYLAAIARVKMGAFDKLACYLQMGRWLGWMWKRLVKELAINLAYLLNIHSISLGGFKKTLPTQW